A genomic window from Lineus longissimus chromosome 17, tnLinLong1.2, whole genome shotgun sequence includes:
- the LOC135501169 gene encoding adenylate kinase isoenzyme 5-like isoform X2, producing the protein MDGEGIHFSQEISDKSAGSPENKRYIRVRGGKMTTEDAKAYLAKREVPQLFECLMTGLMYHRPKDHITYLRECLDKIRSKGLDHVRWNLFVEQRRKTPLPPISPQNGSRPQSAQSYYSRGSSKADLRSQEPLPPIGTIMKGQTDGEAIKIGDTVIPNVPFVFFMGGPGSGKGTQCKRLVERYTNWVHLSMGDLLRQQVSEQGSSDAKWGMISDLLVKGDMAPEDVTIDLITDNLKKHPNAGGFIIEGYPRTMDQLKEYQTQVGKVDLVFLLDCEEYFLQSRLVARGKQEGRIDDNLAAVASKINFFKENTLPVVKSLDDEGKLVLVDGDRDTEEICFELARAFDSIFFNTGDGKPILPTAPTLDGPPIPRPPSGRKSPGSRHSSRASSAGSQASFAAITHIDDIVLECADDGRKLDLPQCPIILIMGGPGSGKLTQCKRLVERYEGIVHLSMGDILRSEIVAKGTGEDKWNLVGNLVQKGEMAPEEVTADLLLSSIRQHADAKAILLEGFPRDGKQVDEINRHVGGISLAVLIDCEEYYLKLRLINRQRESDRIDDNLNAIASRITFFKNCTLPVVKHYDEDGKLVIINGDRDADEVFFDMASLFDHMFFGAPLENGSVEGAPVEDAIVAEEAEETGGGGGNPDYAEHLEQQDDTNNTGNKETNTPNAELTLDEANDRNTVSSTEVRVEVPTNEADVEAVATVMEADTIPESGNDVSKGDETAEKEPEAAPEVATETGEKTAEVVAETLAEAVEIVTETDKGETEAAKSGDSEAAKDAAPADSGVQEVGDAADEEKTEADVSAENGEVMETTEVVEAGNKGSDEQNGSVAEAEILENNDATTVNKAAEEKTIENDQIPETTEKVESAEAVATELDEAEAEAKPTLKEDGDEEPTPQQTQQDYSSPPRPASDASHKSGEKSSRGGSKRGSVSSEKGSLQASQHSSPKGSKPGSPQSKADSPKPQSRESSAGSNHGSPKPQSRESSAGSKHGSPKPQSRESSAGSKHGSPKPHSRESSAGSKHGSQKSGSGGKE; encoded by the exons ATCTCCGGGAATGCCTGGACAAGATCCGATCAAAGGGCCTTGACCACGTCCGTTGGAACCTGTTTGTTGAGCAGAGGAGGAAGACGCCTTTGCCACCCATATCGCCACAGAATGGCTCACGGCCACAGTCTGCACAATCTTATTATTCCAGAG GCTCCTCAAAAGCTGACCTGCGGAGCCAAGAGCCTCTTCCTCCCATCGGGACCATAATGAAGGGCCAAACCGACGGGGAAGCTATCAAAATTGGAGATACCGTTATTCCAAATGTGCCATTTGTATTTTTCATGG GTGGACCAGGCAGTGGAAAAGGAACACAGTGCAAGCGACTCGTTGAGCGGTACACCAACTGGGTCCATCTGTCGATGGGCGACCTCCTGCGACAGCAGGTCTCCGAGCAAGGGTCATCTGATGCAAAGTGGGGCATGATCAGTGACCTGCTCGTGAAGGGAGATATGGCACCAGAG GATGTGACAATAGACCTGATCACTGACAACCTGAAGAAACATCCAAATGCTGGAGGGTTTATCATTGAAGGCTACCCAAGGACGATGGACCAGCTCAAAGAATACCAAACCCAG GTTGGGAAAGTCGACTTGGTTTTCCTCCTCGATTGTGAGGAATATTTCCTCCAGTCTCGCCTGGTTGCGCGCGGGAAGCAGGAGGGGCGGATTGATGACAACCTCGCGGCTGTCGCCAGTAAAATCAACTTCTTCAAGGAGAATACGTTACCAGTTGTCAAGTCATTAGACGATGAGGGAAAGCTGGTCCTG GTTGACGGTGACCGAGACACTGAGGAAATCTGCTTCGAACTTGCACGTGCTTTTGATTCAATATTCTTCAACACAGGCGACGGAAAGCCAATATTAC CGACAGCCCCAACATTGGATGGACCCCCCATCCCCAGACCACCCTCTGGCAGAAAAAGCCCTGGTTCACGTCACAGCAGCCGTGCGAGTAGTGCCGGAAGTCAAGCCTCGTTTGCCGCGATCACTCACATTGACGACATCGTTCTTGAGTGTGCTGATGATGGACGAAAGCTTGATCTGCCACAGTGTCCTATCATCTTAATAATGG GTGGACCTGGCAGTGGCAAACTGACACAGTGCAAAAGATTAGTGGAGCGGTATGAAGGAATAGTCCACTTGTCTATGGGAGACATCCTGAGGTCGGAGATCGTTGCCAAGGGAACTGGCGAGGACAAATGGAACTTGGTGGGAAATTTAGTGCAGAAGGGTGAAATGGCTCCAGAG GAGGTGACAGCAGACCTACTCCTTTCTTCAATAAGACAGCACGCAGATGCCAAGGCAATCTTATTAGAAGGTTTCCCCAGAGACGGAAAACAGGTGGACGAAATCAACAGACAC GTTGGTGGGATCAGCCTTGCAGTCCTGATAGACTGCGAGGAGTATTACCTGAAGCTACGGTTGATTAATCGACAGCGAGAGAGCGACAGAATTGATGATAACCTCAACGCCATCGCTAGCAGGATCACTTTCTTCAAAAACTGCACGCTGCCAGTTGTCAAACATTACGACGAAGATGGAAAATTAGTTATA ATTAACGGTGACCGAGACGCAGACGAAGTCTTCTTCGACATGGCATCTTTATTTGACCACATGTTCTTCGGGGCACCTTTG GAAAATGGTTCAGTAGAAG GTGCACCTGTAGAGGATGCGATCGTGGCAGAAGAAGCCGAGGAGACGGGAGGTGGCGGTGGCAACCCAGATTACGCAGAACACTTAGAACAGCAAG ACGACACAAACAACACAGGAAACAAGGAAACCAATACACCAAACGCAGAGTTAACCTTAGATGAGGCAAATGATAGGAACACTGTTTCTAGTACAGAGGTGAGAGTGGAAGTTCCAACCAATGAAGCTGATGTTGAGGCAGTTGCTACAGTAATGGAGGCAGACACGATACCAGAATCTGGGAATGATGTTTCAAAGGGAGACGAAACTGCTGAGAAAGAACCTGAGGCTGCCCCAGAGGTTGCGACTGAGACTGGTGAGAAAACAGCAGAGGTTGTCGCTGAAACTTTAGCCGAGGCTGTTGAAATAGTAACAGAGACTGACAAAGGGGAAACAGAGGCTGCCAAGAGTGGCGATTCTGAGGCTGCAAAGGATGCAGCACCGGCAGATTCTGGGGTACAGGAGGTTGGGGATGCGGCTGATGAAGAGAAGACTGAGGCCGATGTCAGTGCTGAAAATGGCGAAGTGATGGAAACTACTGAAGTAGTTGAGGCGGGAAACAAAGGATCAGACGAACAGAATGGATCGGTTGCTGAAGCTGAAATCTTAGAAAATAATGATGCAACTACAGTAAACAAGGCTGCAGAAGAGAAAACTATAGAAAATGACCAGATTCCTGAAACTACAGAAAAAGTTGAAAGTGCTGAAGCCGTCGCAACTGAACTTGATGAGGCAGAGGCAGAAGCTAAACCAACGCTAAAAGAAGATG GTGATGAGGAACCAACTCCTCAGCAGACCCAACAAGATTATTCCTCCCCTCCAAGACCTGCGTCAGACGCATCTCATAAATCTGGGGAGAAATCCTCCAGAGGGGGTAGCAAACGTGGCTCTGTATCTAGCGAAAAGGGCTCTCTTCAGGCCAGCCAGCATAGCTCGCCAAAGGGGTCCAAACCAGGGTCACCACAGAGCAAGGCAGATTCGCCCAAACCACAGAGCAGGGAAAGCTCTGCTGGTAGCAACCACGGCTCGCCCAAACCACAGAGCAGGGAAAGCTCTGCTGGTAGCAAGCATGGCTCCCCCAAACCACAGAGCAGGGAAAGCTCTGCTGGTAGCAAGCACGGCTCCCCCAAACCTCACAGCAGGGAAAGCTCTGCTGGGAGTAAGCATGGTTCTCAGAAATCTGGGTCTGGGGGGAAGGAATAA
- the LOC135501169 gene encoding adenylate kinase isoenzyme 5-like isoform X1 codes for MDGEGIHFSQEISDKSAGSPENKRYIRVRGGKMTTEDAKAYLAKREVPQLFECLMTGLMYHRPKDHITYLRECLDKIRSKGLDHVRWNLFVEQRRKTPLPPISPQNGSRPQSAQSYYSRGSSKADLRSQEPLPPIGTIMKGQTDGEAIKIGDTVIPNVPFVFFMGGPGSGKGTQCKRLVERYTNWVHLSMGDLLRQQVSEQGSSDAKWGMISDLLVKGDMAPEDVTIDLITDNLKKHPNAGGFIIEGYPRTMDQLKEYQTQVGKVDLVFLLDCEEYFLQSRLVARGKQEGRIDDNLAAVASKINFFKENTLPVVKSLDDEGKLVLVDGDRDTEEICFELARAFDSIFFNTGDGKPILPTAPTLDGPPIPRPPSGRKSPGSRHSSRASSAGSQASFAAITHIDDIVLECADDGRKLDLPQCPIILIMGGPGSGKLTQCKRLVERYEGIVHLSMGDILRSEIVAKGTGEDKWNLVGNLVQKGEMAPEEVTADLLLSSIRQHADAKAILLEGFPRDGKQVDEINRHVGGISLAVLIDCEEYYLKLRLINRQRESDRIDDNLNAIASRITFFKNCTLPVVKHYDEDGKLVIINGDRDADEVFFDMASLFDHMFFGAPLENGSVEGEVVEDIIVEESAVLLGNDSGRQLDEILSSQEGAPVEDAIVAEEAEETGGGGGNPDYAEHLEQQDDTNNTGNKETNTPNAELTLDEANDRNTVSSTEVRVEVPTNEADVEAVATVMEADTIPESGNDVSKGDETAEKEPEAAPEVATETGEKTAEVVAETLAEAVEIVTETDKGETEAAKSGDSEAAKDAAPADSGVQEVGDAADEEKTEADVSAENGEVMETTEVVEAGNKGSDEQNGSVAEAEILENNDATTVNKAAEEKTIENDQIPETTEKVESAEAVATELDEAEAEAKPTLKEDGDEEPTPQQTQQDYSSPPRPASDASHKSGEKSSRGGSKRGSVSSEKGSLQASQHSSPKGSKPGSPQSKADSPKPQSRESSAGSNHGSPKPQSRESSAGSKHGSPKPQSRESSAGSKHGSPKPHSRESSAGSKHGSQKSGSGGKE; via the exons ATCTCCGGGAATGCCTGGACAAGATCCGATCAAAGGGCCTTGACCACGTCCGTTGGAACCTGTTTGTTGAGCAGAGGAGGAAGACGCCTTTGCCACCCATATCGCCACAGAATGGCTCACGGCCACAGTCTGCACAATCTTATTATTCCAGAG GCTCCTCAAAAGCTGACCTGCGGAGCCAAGAGCCTCTTCCTCCCATCGGGACCATAATGAAGGGCCAAACCGACGGGGAAGCTATCAAAATTGGAGATACCGTTATTCCAAATGTGCCATTTGTATTTTTCATGG GTGGACCAGGCAGTGGAAAAGGAACACAGTGCAAGCGACTCGTTGAGCGGTACACCAACTGGGTCCATCTGTCGATGGGCGACCTCCTGCGACAGCAGGTCTCCGAGCAAGGGTCATCTGATGCAAAGTGGGGCATGATCAGTGACCTGCTCGTGAAGGGAGATATGGCACCAGAG GATGTGACAATAGACCTGATCACTGACAACCTGAAGAAACATCCAAATGCTGGAGGGTTTATCATTGAAGGCTACCCAAGGACGATGGACCAGCTCAAAGAATACCAAACCCAG GTTGGGAAAGTCGACTTGGTTTTCCTCCTCGATTGTGAGGAATATTTCCTCCAGTCTCGCCTGGTTGCGCGCGGGAAGCAGGAGGGGCGGATTGATGACAACCTCGCGGCTGTCGCCAGTAAAATCAACTTCTTCAAGGAGAATACGTTACCAGTTGTCAAGTCATTAGACGATGAGGGAAAGCTGGTCCTG GTTGACGGTGACCGAGACACTGAGGAAATCTGCTTCGAACTTGCACGTGCTTTTGATTCAATATTCTTCAACACAGGCGACGGAAAGCCAATATTAC CGACAGCCCCAACATTGGATGGACCCCCCATCCCCAGACCACCCTCTGGCAGAAAAAGCCCTGGTTCACGTCACAGCAGCCGTGCGAGTAGTGCCGGAAGTCAAGCCTCGTTTGCCGCGATCACTCACATTGACGACATCGTTCTTGAGTGTGCTGATGATGGACGAAAGCTTGATCTGCCACAGTGTCCTATCATCTTAATAATGG GTGGACCTGGCAGTGGCAAACTGACACAGTGCAAAAGATTAGTGGAGCGGTATGAAGGAATAGTCCACTTGTCTATGGGAGACATCCTGAGGTCGGAGATCGTTGCCAAGGGAACTGGCGAGGACAAATGGAACTTGGTGGGAAATTTAGTGCAGAAGGGTGAAATGGCTCCAGAG GAGGTGACAGCAGACCTACTCCTTTCTTCAATAAGACAGCACGCAGATGCCAAGGCAATCTTATTAGAAGGTTTCCCCAGAGACGGAAAACAGGTGGACGAAATCAACAGACAC GTTGGTGGGATCAGCCTTGCAGTCCTGATAGACTGCGAGGAGTATTACCTGAAGCTACGGTTGATTAATCGACAGCGAGAGAGCGACAGAATTGATGATAACCTCAACGCCATCGCTAGCAGGATCACTTTCTTCAAAAACTGCACGCTGCCAGTTGTCAAACATTACGACGAAGATGGAAAATTAGTTATA ATTAACGGTGACCGAGACGCAGACGAAGTCTTCTTCGACATGGCATCTTTATTTGACCACATGTTCTTCGGGGCACCTTTG GAAAATGGTTCAGTAGAAG GGGAAGTCGTAGAGGACATCATTGTGGAAGAAAGCGCTGTGCTTTTGGGTAATGATTCAGGCAGACAGCTGGATGAAATTTTAAGTTCTCAAGAAG GTGCACCTGTAGAGGATGCGATCGTGGCAGAAGAAGCCGAGGAGACGGGAGGTGGCGGTGGCAACCCAGATTACGCAGAACACTTAGAACAGCAAG ACGACACAAACAACACAGGAAACAAGGAAACCAATACACCAAACGCAGAGTTAACCTTAGATGAGGCAAATGATAGGAACACTGTTTCTAGTACAGAGGTGAGAGTGGAAGTTCCAACCAATGAAGCTGATGTTGAGGCAGTTGCTACAGTAATGGAGGCAGACACGATACCAGAATCTGGGAATGATGTTTCAAAGGGAGACGAAACTGCTGAGAAAGAACCTGAGGCTGCCCCAGAGGTTGCGACTGAGACTGGTGAGAAAACAGCAGAGGTTGTCGCTGAAACTTTAGCCGAGGCTGTTGAAATAGTAACAGAGACTGACAAAGGGGAAACAGAGGCTGCCAAGAGTGGCGATTCTGAGGCTGCAAAGGATGCAGCACCGGCAGATTCTGGGGTACAGGAGGTTGGGGATGCGGCTGATGAAGAGAAGACTGAGGCCGATGTCAGTGCTGAAAATGGCGAAGTGATGGAAACTACTGAAGTAGTTGAGGCGGGAAACAAAGGATCAGACGAACAGAATGGATCGGTTGCTGAAGCTGAAATCTTAGAAAATAATGATGCAACTACAGTAAACAAGGCTGCAGAAGAGAAAACTATAGAAAATGACCAGATTCCTGAAACTACAGAAAAAGTTGAAAGTGCTGAAGCCGTCGCAACTGAACTTGATGAGGCAGAGGCAGAAGCTAAACCAACGCTAAAAGAAGATG GTGATGAGGAACCAACTCCTCAGCAGACCCAACAAGATTATTCCTCCCCTCCAAGACCTGCGTCAGACGCATCTCATAAATCTGGGGAGAAATCCTCCAGAGGGGGTAGCAAACGTGGCTCTGTATCTAGCGAAAAGGGCTCTCTTCAGGCCAGCCAGCATAGCTCGCCAAAGGGGTCCAAACCAGGGTCACCACAGAGCAAGGCAGATTCGCCCAAACCACAGAGCAGGGAAAGCTCTGCTGGTAGCAACCACGGCTCGCCCAAACCACAGAGCAGGGAAAGCTCTGCTGGTAGCAAGCATGGCTCCCCCAAACCACAGAGCAGGGAAAGCTCTGCTGGTAGCAAGCACGGCTCCCCCAAACCTCACAGCAGGGAAAGCTCTGCTGGGAGTAAGCATGGTTCTCAGAAATCTGGGTCTGGGGGGAAGGAATAA
- the LOC135501169 gene encoding adenylate kinase isoenzyme 5-like isoform X4 — MDGEGIHFSQEISDKSAGSPENKRYIRVRGGKMTTEDAKAYLAKREVPQLFECLMTGLMYHRPKDHITYLRECLDKIRSKGLDHVRWNLFVEQRRKTPLPPISPQNGSRPQSAQSYYSRGSSKADLRSQEPLPPIGTIMKGQTDGEAIKIGDTVIPNVPFVFFMGGPGSGKGTQCKRLVERYTNWVHLSMGDLLRQQVSEQGSSDAKWGMISDLLVKGDMAPEDVTIDLITDNLKKHPNAGGFIIEGYPRTMDQLKEYQTQVGKVDLVFLLDCEEYFLQSRLVARGKQEGRIDDNLAAVASKINFFKENTLPVVKSLDDEGKLVLVDGDRDTEEICFELARAFDSIFFNTGDGKPILPTAPTLDGPPIPRPPSGRKSPGSRHSSRASSAGSQASFAAITHIDDIVLECADDGRKLDLPQCPIILIMGGPGSGKLTQCKRLVERYEGIVHLSMGDILRSEIVAKGTGEDKWNLVGNLVQKGEMAPEEVTADLLLSSIRQHADAKAILLEGFPRDGKQVDEINRHVGGISLAVLIDCEEYYLKLRLINRQRESDRIDDNLNAIASRITFFKNCTLPVVKHYDEDGKLVIINGDRDADEVFFDMASLFDHMFFGAPLENGSVEGEVVEDIIVEESAVLLGNDSGRQLDEILSSQEGAPVEDAIVAEEAEETGGGGGNPDYAEHLEQQGDEEPTPQQTQQDYSSPPRPASDASHKSGEKSSRGGSKRGSVSSEKGSLQASQHSSPKGSKPGSPQSKADSPKPQSRESSAGSNHGSPKPQSRESSAGSKHGSPKPQSRESSAGSKHGSPKPHSRESSAGSKHGSQKSGSGGKE; from the exons ATCTCCGGGAATGCCTGGACAAGATCCGATCAAAGGGCCTTGACCACGTCCGTTGGAACCTGTTTGTTGAGCAGAGGAGGAAGACGCCTTTGCCACCCATATCGCCACAGAATGGCTCACGGCCACAGTCTGCACAATCTTATTATTCCAGAG GCTCCTCAAAAGCTGACCTGCGGAGCCAAGAGCCTCTTCCTCCCATCGGGACCATAATGAAGGGCCAAACCGACGGGGAAGCTATCAAAATTGGAGATACCGTTATTCCAAATGTGCCATTTGTATTTTTCATGG GTGGACCAGGCAGTGGAAAAGGAACACAGTGCAAGCGACTCGTTGAGCGGTACACCAACTGGGTCCATCTGTCGATGGGCGACCTCCTGCGACAGCAGGTCTCCGAGCAAGGGTCATCTGATGCAAAGTGGGGCATGATCAGTGACCTGCTCGTGAAGGGAGATATGGCACCAGAG GATGTGACAATAGACCTGATCACTGACAACCTGAAGAAACATCCAAATGCTGGAGGGTTTATCATTGAAGGCTACCCAAGGACGATGGACCAGCTCAAAGAATACCAAACCCAG GTTGGGAAAGTCGACTTGGTTTTCCTCCTCGATTGTGAGGAATATTTCCTCCAGTCTCGCCTGGTTGCGCGCGGGAAGCAGGAGGGGCGGATTGATGACAACCTCGCGGCTGTCGCCAGTAAAATCAACTTCTTCAAGGAGAATACGTTACCAGTTGTCAAGTCATTAGACGATGAGGGAAAGCTGGTCCTG GTTGACGGTGACCGAGACACTGAGGAAATCTGCTTCGAACTTGCACGTGCTTTTGATTCAATATTCTTCAACACAGGCGACGGAAAGCCAATATTAC CGACAGCCCCAACATTGGATGGACCCCCCATCCCCAGACCACCCTCTGGCAGAAAAAGCCCTGGTTCACGTCACAGCAGCCGTGCGAGTAGTGCCGGAAGTCAAGCCTCGTTTGCCGCGATCACTCACATTGACGACATCGTTCTTGAGTGTGCTGATGATGGACGAAAGCTTGATCTGCCACAGTGTCCTATCATCTTAATAATGG GTGGACCTGGCAGTGGCAAACTGACACAGTGCAAAAGATTAGTGGAGCGGTATGAAGGAATAGTCCACTTGTCTATGGGAGACATCCTGAGGTCGGAGATCGTTGCCAAGGGAACTGGCGAGGACAAATGGAACTTGGTGGGAAATTTAGTGCAGAAGGGTGAAATGGCTCCAGAG GAGGTGACAGCAGACCTACTCCTTTCTTCAATAAGACAGCACGCAGATGCCAAGGCAATCTTATTAGAAGGTTTCCCCAGAGACGGAAAACAGGTGGACGAAATCAACAGACAC GTTGGTGGGATCAGCCTTGCAGTCCTGATAGACTGCGAGGAGTATTACCTGAAGCTACGGTTGATTAATCGACAGCGAGAGAGCGACAGAATTGATGATAACCTCAACGCCATCGCTAGCAGGATCACTTTCTTCAAAAACTGCACGCTGCCAGTTGTCAAACATTACGACGAAGATGGAAAATTAGTTATA ATTAACGGTGACCGAGACGCAGACGAAGTCTTCTTCGACATGGCATCTTTATTTGACCACATGTTCTTCGGGGCACCTTTG GAAAATGGTTCAGTAGAAG GGGAAGTCGTAGAGGACATCATTGTGGAAGAAAGCGCTGTGCTTTTGGGTAATGATTCAGGCAGACAGCTGGATGAAATTTTAAGTTCTCAAGAAG GTGCACCTGTAGAGGATGCGATCGTGGCAGAAGAAGCCGAGGAGACGGGAGGTGGCGGTGGCAACCCAGATTACGCAGAACACTTAGAACAGCAAG GTGATGAGGAACCAACTCCTCAGCAGACCCAACAAGATTATTCCTCCCCTCCAAGACCTGCGTCAGACGCATCTCATAAATCTGGGGAGAAATCCTCCAGAGGGGGTAGCAAACGTGGCTCTGTATCTAGCGAAAAGGGCTCTCTTCAGGCCAGCCAGCATAGCTCGCCAAAGGGGTCCAAACCAGGGTCACCACAGAGCAAGGCAGATTCGCCCAAACCACAGAGCAGGGAAAGCTCTGCTGGTAGCAACCACGGCTCGCCCAAACCACAGAGCAGGGAAAGCTCTGCTGGTAGCAAGCATGGCTCCCCCAAACCACAGAGCAGGGAAAGCTCTGCTGGTAGCAAGCACGGCTCCCCCAAACCTCACAGCAGGGAAAGCTCTGCTGGGAGTAAGCATGGTTCTCAGAAATCTGGGTCTGGGGGGAAGGAATAA
- the LOC135501169 gene encoding adenylate kinase isoenzyme 5-like isoform X3 gives MDGEGIHFSQEISDKSAGSPENKRYIRVRGGKMTTEDAKAYLAKREVPQLFECLMTGLMYHRPKDHITYLRECLDKIRSKGLDHVRWNLFVEQRRKTPLPPISPQNGSRPQSAQSYYSRGSSKADLRSQEPLPPIGTIMKGQTDGEAIKIGDTVIPNVPFVFFMGGPGSGKGTQCKRLVERYTNWVHLSMGDLLRQQVSEQGSSDAKWGMISDLLVKGDMAPEDVTIDLITDNLKKHPNAGGFIIEGYPRTMDQLKEYQTQVGKVDLVFLLDCEEYFLQSRLVARGKQEGRIDDNLAAVASKINFFKENTLPVVKSLDDEGKLVLVDGDRDTEEICFELARAFDSIFFNTGDGKPILPTAPTLDGPPIPRPPSGRKSPGSRHSSRASSAGSQASFAAITHIDDIVLECADDGRKLDLPQCPIILIMGGPGSGKLTQCKRLVERYEGIVHLSMGDILRSEIVAKGTGEDKWNLVGNLVQKGEMAPEEVTADLLLSSIRQHADAKAILLEGFPRDGKQVDEINRHVGGISLAVLIDCEEYYLKLRLINRQRESDRIDDNLNAIASRITFFKNCTLPVVKHYDEDGKLVIINGDRDADEVFFDMASLFDHMFFGAPLENGSVEGEVVEDIIVEESAVLLGNDSGRQLDEILSSQEGAPVEDAIVAEEAEETGGGGGNPDYAEHLEQQDDTNNTGNKETNTPNAELTLDEANDRNTVSSTEVRVEVPTNEADVEAVATVMEADTIPESGNDVSKGDETAEKEPEAAPEVATETGEKTAEVVAETLAEAVEIVTETDKGETEAAKSGDSEAAKDAAPADSGVQEVGDAADEEKTEADVSAENGEVMETTEVVEAGNKGSDEQNGSVAEAEILENNDATTVNKAAEEKTIENDQIPETTEKVESAEAVATELDEAEAEAKPTLKEDGEA, from the exons ATCTCCGGGAATGCCTGGACAAGATCCGATCAAAGGGCCTTGACCACGTCCGTTGGAACCTGTTTGTTGAGCAGAGGAGGAAGACGCCTTTGCCACCCATATCGCCACAGAATGGCTCACGGCCACAGTCTGCACAATCTTATTATTCCAGAG GCTCCTCAAAAGCTGACCTGCGGAGCCAAGAGCCTCTTCCTCCCATCGGGACCATAATGAAGGGCCAAACCGACGGGGAAGCTATCAAAATTGGAGATACCGTTATTCCAAATGTGCCATTTGTATTTTTCATGG GTGGACCAGGCAGTGGAAAAGGAACACAGTGCAAGCGACTCGTTGAGCGGTACACCAACTGGGTCCATCTGTCGATGGGCGACCTCCTGCGACAGCAGGTCTCCGAGCAAGGGTCATCTGATGCAAAGTGGGGCATGATCAGTGACCTGCTCGTGAAGGGAGATATGGCACCAGAG GATGTGACAATAGACCTGATCACTGACAACCTGAAGAAACATCCAAATGCTGGAGGGTTTATCATTGAAGGCTACCCAAGGACGATGGACCAGCTCAAAGAATACCAAACCCAG GTTGGGAAAGTCGACTTGGTTTTCCTCCTCGATTGTGAGGAATATTTCCTCCAGTCTCGCCTGGTTGCGCGCGGGAAGCAGGAGGGGCGGATTGATGACAACCTCGCGGCTGTCGCCAGTAAAATCAACTTCTTCAAGGAGAATACGTTACCAGTTGTCAAGTCATTAGACGATGAGGGAAAGCTGGTCCTG GTTGACGGTGACCGAGACACTGAGGAAATCTGCTTCGAACTTGCACGTGCTTTTGATTCAATATTCTTCAACACAGGCGACGGAAAGCCAATATTAC CGACAGCCCCAACATTGGATGGACCCCCCATCCCCAGACCACCCTCTGGCAGAAAAAGCCCTGGTTCACGTCACAGCAGCCGTGCGAGTAGTGCCGGAAGTCAAGCCTCGTTTGCCGCGATCACTCACATTGACGACATCGTTCTTGAGTGTGCTGATGATGGACGAAAGCTTGATCTGCCACAGTGTCCTATCATCTTAATAATGG GTGGACCTGGCAGTGGCAAACTGACACAGTGCAAAAGATTAGTGGAGCGGTATGAAGGAATAGTCCACTTGTCTATGGGAGACATCCTGAGGTCGGAGATCGTTGCCAAGGGAACTGGCGAGGACAAATGGAACTTGGTGGGAAATTTAGTGCAGAAGGGTGAAATGGCTCCAGAG GAGGTGACAGCAGACCTACTCCTTTCTTCAATAAGACAGCACGCAGATGCCAAGGCAATCTTATTAGAAGGTTTCCCCAGAGACGGAAAACAGGTGGACGAAATCAACAGACAC GTTGGTGGGATCAGCCTTGCAGTCCTGATAGACTGCGAGGAGTATTACCTGAAGCTACGGTTGATTAATCGACAGCGAGAGAGCGACAGAATTGATGATAACCTCAACGCCATCGCTAGCAGGATCACTTTCTTCAAAAACTGCACGCTGCCAGTTGTCAAACATTACGACGAAGATGGAAAATTAGTTATA ATTAACGGTGACCGAGACGCAGACGAAGTCTTCTTCGACATGGCATCTTTATTTGACCACATGTTCTTCGGGGCACCTTTG GAAAATGGTTCAGTAGAAG GGGAAGTCGTAGAGGACATCATTGTGGAAGAAAGCGCTGTGCTTTTGGGTAATGATTCAGGCAGACAGCTGGATGAAATTTTAAGTTCTCAAGAAG GTGCACCTGTAGAGGATGCGATCGTGGCAGAAGAAGCCGAGGAGACGGGAGGTGGCGGTGGCAACCCAGATTACGCAGAACACTTAGAACAGCAAG ACGACACAAACAACACAGGAAACAAGGAAACCAATACACCAAACGCAGAGTTAACCTTAGATGAGGCAAATGATAGGAACACTGTTTCTAGTACAGAGGTGAGAGTGGAAGTTCCAACCAATGAAGCTGATGTTGAGGCAGTTGCTACAGTAATGGAGGCAGACACGATACCAGAATCTGGGAATGATGTTTCAAAGGGAGACGAAACTGCTGAGAAAGAACCTGAGGCTGCCCCAGAGGTTGCGACTGAGACTGGTGAGAAAACAGCAGAGGTTGTCGCTGAAACTTTAGCCGAGGCTGTTGAAATAGTAACAGAGACTGACAAAGGGGAAACAGAGGCTGCCAAGAGTGGCGATTCTGAGGCTGCAAAGGATGCAGCACCGGCAGATTCTGGGGTACAGGAGGTTGGGGATGCGGCTGATGAAGAGAAGACTGAGGCCGATGTCAGTGCTGAAAATGGCGAAGTGATGGAAACTACTGAAGTAGTTGAGGCGGGAAACAAAGGATCAGACGAACAGAATGGATCGGTTGCTGAAGCTGAAATCTTAGAAAATAATGATGCAACTACAGTAAACAAGGCTGCAGAAGAGAAAACTATAGAAAATGACCAGATTCCTGAAACTACAGAAAAAGTTGAAAGTGCTGAAGCCGTCGCAACTGAACTTGATGAGGCAGAGGCAGAAGCTAAACCAACGCTAAAAGAAGATG GTGAAGCCTAA